A single genomic interval of Cyprinus carpio isolate SPL01 chromosome B24, ASM1834038v1, whole genome shotgun sequence harbors:
- the LOC109052754 gene encoding 60S ribosomal protein L21 produces MTNTRGKRRGTRYMFARPFRKHGPIPLSTYMRIYKKGDIVDIKGTGTIQKGMPHKCYHGKTGRIYNVTQHAVGIIVNKQVKGKILAKRINVRIEHVKHSKSRDSFLKRVQENEKQKIEAKQNGTWVELKRQPAAPRPAHFVSTKNNEPQLLEPIPYEFMA; encoded by the exons ATGACAAACACCAGAGGCAAGAGGAGGGGGACCAGGTATATGTTTGCCAGGCCCTTCCGCAAGCATG GCCCAATCCCTCTGTCCACCTACATGCGCATCTACAAGAAGGGTGATATTGTAGACATCAAG ggCACAGGAACCATTCAGAAGGGCATGCCTCATAAATGCTACCATGGCAAAACAGGacgcatttataatgttacacagcATGCTGTAGGCATCATTGTCAACAAGCAAGTCAA gGGCAAGATCCTGGCTAAGAGAATTAATGTGCGTATCGAGCACGTTAAGCACTCAAAGAGCAGAGACAGCTTCCTGAAGCGCGTTCAGGAGAACGAGAAGCAGAAAATAGAGGCCAAGCAGAACGGCACCTGGGTTGAGCTGAAACGCCAG CCTGCTGCTCCACGGCCAGCACACTTTGTCAGCACCAAGAACAACGAGCCTCAGCTCCTGGAGCCCATCCCCTACGAGTTCATGGCATAA